In a single window of the Drosophila albomicans strain 15112-1751.03 chromosome 3, ASM965048v2, whole genome shotgun sequence genome:
- the LOC117571698 gene encoding nematocyst expressed protein 3-like produces MFAKLMLVALCVAGAQAGLLPFAAPAPLAAAGVVAPYASSFNAHRINHAVAFPVAPPVAPVALAAPVPAPVAFAPPKVAFAAPALAPAPAFAPAPAFAPVPAPVAAPLAAPLGAPLAAPLAAPLGAPLAAPLATPFGYAAPAPLAFGAPARFGLPAAAPFAAPLPAPLAVAPKFAPAPYFF; encoded by the exons atgtttgccaagTTGATG CTCGTTGCTCTGTGCGTGGCTGGTGCCCAGGCTGGTCTGCTTCCCTTCGCTGCTCCCGCTCCACTTGCTGCCGCCGGTGTTGTGGCTCCCTATGCCTCCAGCTTCAACGCACATAGGATTAACCATGCTGTCGCCTTCCCCGTAGCACCTCCAGTTGCTcctgttgctttggctgctccAGTCCCAGCACCTGTGGCCTTTGCTCCACCCAAGGTGGCATTTGCTGCTCCCGCTTTGGCTCCTGCTCCAGCCTTTGCTCCAGCACCAGCTTTTGCTCCAGTTCCTGCTCCAGTGGCCGCTCCTCTGGCTGCTCCTTTGGGTGCTCCTCTGGCTGCTCCTCTGGCTGCTCCTCTGGGCGCTCCTCTGGCTGCTCCTTTGGCCACTCCCTTCGGATATGCCGCTCCTGCGCCTTTGGCTTTCGGTGCGCCCGCCAGATTCGGTCTGCCAGCCGCAGCTCCCTTTGCTGCTCCCCTGCCCGCTCCTCTGGCCGTCGCACCCAAGTTCGCGCCTGCACCTTACTTCTTCTAA
- the LOC117572028 gene encoding uncharacterized protein LOC117572028 has translation MERIRMRGFFFVCLLLCFVLQQVESATLVYHQPTAVVYHHPATLEEQQHPGYTIVAPLTKIAHVTYDSVPISHTPFEHVPLFQRIGHVKGIRL, from the coding sequence ATGGAACGGATCAGAATGCGTGGCTTCTTCTTTGTTTGTCTTCTGCTGTGCTTTGTCCTCCAGCAAGTGGAGAGCGCTACTTTGGTGTATCATCAGCCCACAGCCGTTGTCTATCATCATCCAGCTACTCTCGAGGAGCAGCAACATCCTGGTTATACAATTGTGGCTCCGCTTACGAAGATTGCTCACGTCACCTACGACTCGGTGCCAATCTCTCACACACCCTTTGAGCATGTGCCGCTCTTTCAGCGCATTGGACATGTAAAGGGAATTCGATTGTAG
- the LOC117572027 gene encoding keratin-associated protein 6-2, giving the protein MLRQGLIYNSILYQLILLAALCVTSSFAAPAPEPAPAPAPAPAPAPAPSIGLGHDYLGYGGLGLGLGLGLGHGHYGGYGLGLGLGLGYHSPIIKSIGAPIISKTIIGKSYLGGYGLGHGYLGGYGHGLYGHGLGLGLGLGYGHGYGYGW; this is encoded by the coding sequence ATGCTTAGACAAGGATTAATCTACAATTCAATTCTCTATCAGCTTATATTATTAGCTGCGCTCTGCGTGACGAGCAGCTTTGCAGCTCCTGCTCCTGAGCCAGCTCCAGCTCCGGCTCCGGCTCCAGCGCCAGCTCCTGCGCCCAGCATTGGATTGGGACACGATTATCTTGGCTATGGCGGCCTGGGATTGGGCTTGGGCCTAGGACTCGGCCATGGACACTACGGTGGCTATGGACTCGGTCTAGGATTGGGCTTGGGCTATCATTCGCCCATCATCAAGTCCATTGGAGCGCCCATTATCTCGAAGACCATCATTGGCAAGAGTTATCTGGGTGGCTATGGACTGGGACACGGCTACCTCGGTGGATATGGACACGGTCTCTATGGCCACGGATTGGGCTTGGGCCTGGGACTGGGCTATGGACATGGCTATGGCTATGGCTGGTAG
- the LOC117570522 gene encoding cuticle protein 16.5 — MFKYFVLAFCCLASAAAAPGYLGGLAAPALPLAAAPAISYGHALAAPSIASYGLAPRLSYAAPALAHAPLAAPAYSSYGLAPRISYAAPAIAHAAPLGLAHAPLGLGYRSYAAPALSLGHGW; from the exons atgTTCAAATAC TTCGTTTTGGCCTTCTGCTGCTTGGCGAGCGCTGCTGCCGCTCCTGGCTATCTGGGTGGCTTGGCTGCTCCAGCTTTGCCTCTGGCCGCTGCTCCGGCTATCTCTTATGGCCACGCCTTGGCCGCACCATCGATTGCCTCTTACGGTCTGGCGCCCAGGCTCAGCTATGCCGCTCCAGCTTTGGCTCACGCTCCTCTGGCTGCTCCGGCTTACTCCAGCTACGGACTGGCGCCCAGGATTAGCTATGCTGCCCCAGCTATTGCCCATGCTGCTCCACTTGGCCTCGCTCATGCTCCTTTGGGACTTGGCTACAGATCCTATGCTGCTCCAGCTCTCAGTCTGGGACATGGCTGGTAA